Part of the Capsicum annuum cultivar UCD-10X-F1 chromosome 12, UCD10Xv1.1, whole genome shotgun sequence genome is shown below.
AATTGACAACTAAAATAATGTAAGGCAAGATTAAGATATACTCAATTACATTTCAATTcctatatttgaaaataattttacttaaatttatttttcactcTTATCAAAAAATTCTTCTAGATAaacaaatattatgatatatttaaaatcacGCATTAAAAATCTTATAACCACGCGATTGTTACAACATCAGACATGTTTAAGGTCATAAGTATCGAAATTCTTTCTTGTTTCCAACTTTATGCTAGCTAAGACGTTAAATCACGTCACATACATTAAAATTAAGAGAtgtcaaaaattatttcttaGAATCCAGACTACTAAATAATGAATTGTTGATAGAATCTATCAAAAATTGGTTAGTCGAAGATGTTTCTGATGAGACGTTCGTAGAATTcgcattatttttcaattttaaataaattactcCACAAAATAAAGGTTTAAAGAAATAATACCTAACAAATCAAGCTCCCTCTTCAAATGATTTTTGTCCAAATAAGTAGAAAGTGATCTACTTGATCCCTTCCTACAATACAATAAGCAAAGAATACCCCACAATGCAAAAAATATTACCAAGGCCAAAGGTAAAGCAAAAAATGACCAAGTGCTAAAACTTATAGCATTTTCTTTAGGAAAATAACTCTTCCACATTCCAATCAATATCAAGTTGACACCTGTCCCGGTCAACGTACTCATTCCACCAATCGCCGCGGAGTATATCACCCCTAGAACAACCGCTTTACAGAACTTGGTGATCAGGTCGTCTGAGTTACTATCGTCTTGATTTCGGTGGCCGCAGCTGGAAGGCAGACGCTGCAGGATTCCCGTGGCCACCGGCATCATCATTACCGTGGTCGCTACGTTATGCAGCCACATGCTGACGAAGAACGTGGTGGCACAGATCCCGAGGAGGAGGAGTGGTGGGTTGAGTGGATCCCCACAGAATAATAGTGTGATCTGTAATTAagcatatttatattatatattatagagaCAATTATTGTCAAATTTTATAAACAATAATTCAAATACATACTAGAACAAAGAATAAATTTCAGACACGTAACATGGCTCTATGATTATCAAGCATATAAGTAAATTATTGTGTTAATAATTTCTTAACATGTGTCCTTAATTATTTTGAACAAATACAAAGCATCGAATTGACACATTAAAGCTAGCCACCAATAATCACCTTTTGACTTTTGTATTTCAAAGTTTTAGTAGTAAATTTTATAGGTAAAACTTTAAGATATGATACTATAAAGTTTCAATGAAATTTGAAACTCCATAattataatctttcaaaaacacaAGACATTCCTGCAAAAGCCCATTTTCATGCAGTTGATATAATCTTCAAATTAAAGCAGAAAATTggacatgaaatttaagaaatgaaaagattataaaatttgtgagttaaaataaaatatagccACCTACGTAGCTAGAAATTattatttgagagaaaatttaaaaatttaaattatttttttaaatataggtAGTATgaccttgtttttatataaactaaaacgaaaaagatgaaattaaattctactgttagttatttaattatttaaattctaCTGAGAGaggaagtatttttttattttctatcttaaaatATAGAGGTTTTAAACTCTTCTCCTCTACTTATCCAACAaaattgtagtatatgttttttcaaataatctaacaatatatatataaaaaagctAAACTGACATGCATATAACTTAAACTTTACGATCAGTATATCAAACTTTTCGAAATTAAAAGTACATACATTTAAGGCCAATCTTCGATGTATATTGTAGTGTTCAACAGCAAGTGCAAGTATAAAGCTACCAAGTACAAGTGCAATAACATCATCCATATACGAATGTGCCACGTCATCAGCCGATGAAATTCCGAACAACGGGAAGAGGAACATCGGAGACATGGAGGTTATCGGCATCGGCACGGATTCCGATAACCACCACGTAAAAATCCATGCAAGAACACCCAACATGTTTGTACTTGTAATAGGTGCATTTTCAAATTTTACAAATAGGCAAATGAGTGTACATAGTAATGGTCCTAATAAGGTGAATAAATTTTTGAGTGTGAATATTGATTCAATAATTGAATTCATGCTTTGTGACCTATGAATTGGAAGGAGTGGTGTTTTAATTTGGTCATTATTACTGTAAGTGGTTTCATCTCCATTCATTTTTGGAAAATAGAGAATTTGGGGTGGAGAGAGAAGAGAAAATTAGGTGGTATTGGTTTGTTTTGAAAAGCTTATAAAGATGAAAAATGATATGGAAGTAGTGTGTATATATAGTTGCAAGTCTTTTGTCTTTTCATGTTGGAACAAGTGTGGGAGTTCTAGTCTGGGGACGGGATCAGGATTTTTACTAAGAGGTTCAAATATGAAGATGTAAATATACGAACTAACTAAAGGGATACAATGATAGTTAAATCAGGGTGGGATCAGGATTTTCACTGAGAGGTTCAAACTTCAAAATATGAAGATGTAAACAAACGAACTAGCTAGCCAAGCGGATACAATGGTAGTTAAATCAGGGTGGGATCAGGATTTTCAGTGAGAGGTTCAAAATATGAAGATGTAaacatacgaactaaccgaagggATACAATGGTAGTTCTAGTCAAGGTGGGATCAGGATTAGTTCTAGTCAGGGTGGGATCAGGATTTTCACTAAGaggtttaaaatataaaaatgtaaaCATACGAACTAGCCGAAGGGATACAATGGTAATTCTAGTCGGGGCGGAACTAGGATTTTCATTAAGGGGTTCAATATATGAAGATGTAAACATATGAACTAGTCGAAGGGGTACAAcctctattatatatataaaaataaaataaccatgtataaatagaataatttttcatcgaaagAAGTACCGAacctcccaccccaccccacccctgcAGCCAAGCTAGCTCCTACCCTAATTGTAGTAGATATTTCGTGAAATTAATTGAGGTACGTAAAGAATGATTGTGACACTATAGTTGTTACAAAGTTTtcttaacacaaaaaaaaaaaaaaaatttattaaggCAAGTTGAATCcttgaaaatatcaagaaccataCTTGTAcaataaacaattttttttatgaaggTATTTACTAAATTATattcttttcatgattttttcTTAATATCATCTTCCTTTGGTGTGTGTTATCTTCAAAGGTGTATGAAGGAATTTCTTTTGATTTGACCCTTTTTCATAATTAATTCGAATTCATTTCGAAGTAAATTTCTATACGAATATTTTTAACCCCATCAAATTCTAAATTCATAATcgtaaaaatatataaaatttaaattctaaatcCATAATGTAGGACacaaatatttattattgattctaTGGCTCGAACCCAATCTTGCCACATCTCTGACTCTTATCCTCTAGGTTCGTTTGATTTGTgtgataaaaatgataatttgAGAATAtactatatgttatattttattaaaaagtaagaagattctaatttttttaattacattgAGCTTATATCAACACGTAGGTAAGTTATAGTTGACAcgtaaaatcaagattttttatttgttgaatttaggAAATTTCCTAATTTAACTTTATCTTATTGTTGTCTCTTTCAAGCAATTTCAAACATCCATACATTATTGTAGGGTATCACCTAGGATAGTAGGACCCACAATAAACAACATGGAAGGATTATAATGTGCCACGTCATAGTGAACACATGACGTGGCATTTGGGAATAATTAATTTGGATACTTAACAAGTGGTTGGCTCTTAACCATGAGTTCAATATAGAAGAATcattgtctttcttttcttataattaaaTTCTACTAAATGGTGTGTTTGATATTGTGGCGGAATcagaatttttattaaaagagttcaaaatcaaaagaagtaagaaaacgaactagtcgaaggggttcaacatcgattatatatcatataaaataattttaattatatataaatagtataactTTTCACCAAAAATAGTTTGAATGAACCCCTAATGATAAGGTGGCTCCACCCCTGATTCAATATGACGAAAAATATATCTTAGGAGAACAAatgaaatttttatataattatatttgatacacgagtaaaaaaaaaaaattatcttactaTATGACGGAAGGTGACAGTGGAGATAAGGGTGCGGAATGGCGATGGAAGCTACGGGGTGGGGTAAAATGAGGTGTATTCGAATGTACGAAGAACAAAATCAATATGAAACGTTACTTGTAGAACTTATTTTTTCAACTCATTAATGGGTGGTGATCCACTACTAATTAAGAGCATGATTAAggttaattaaataattttgacacGTATGATTCATAGAATAAAAGATTTTTACAAGTGGCCACTTCTCATTCTTAAATGGTTATCCACAAACCAAAAGCCAAGTAGAATGTCATTTTCAcaattattattaaaagatttatttattatattcaactGCTTGATTATGTAATCCAATACTATGGTTTCAAGTGTTGATAAAGCAAATAAGGTTAGCAATAAGTAATTAGATGGTCATCCTAAAAAGTAGTTTAagtttaataatatatataatttaaatttgttGGAATATACTTTCTAGACTTGATGATCGTGAAATATAAGGTGTTAAATAGACGGAATGTGCTGACTTTGAAcgtatcaaaatataaatttgactTGAAACTTGTGATCTTAAAGATACGCTATAATATTGTATGGTTATAAAATTTTATCTGTAAATAAAAAACTATATATATCATTTGTTTTGGCAAATTAATAAGAAAACAatgtgaagtgaaataaagagagtaattattttaaagataaagACACTCCATTAGTAATTTTGAATTGTATTATTTTACTTGTAGAACCTAACTTCTTTAATAGTTATCTAATTTGTTTTCTTCTCATTTTGTTTTCATTGGTTGTTTTTAAAGTTCTTCATgtttaattgattaattaattaatgcatGATTAAAATAATCTCATTGAAATTGTTTTAGCGTACAATGTATGGCTTCATGTTTATCTTATGGTATATTGACCCACATATAAGGCTGAATAAGTCAATTTAAAAGATTAATAATTATTATCACGTATCGTTCGCTTTGACTAAcaaactttacaaatttattttttgaactacGTCTCAATAAtgtaaaaattcataatattgcGATGTGGGGAATAACTTATATAAGGTGCGATCATGTACACCTTTTTTTAAGGGACTAGCCAATCTAGAAGCCTGCCAACAATTCTCGTTGAGTCCCAGTTGTCGCTCATGCTAGTCATgacattataattatttaatgttaaatttattGATTTAGTTCGAACACGATACAATTACTTATTTAACAAGGTCTTTTATGTATATGATATATAAGTTATcttctaaataaatatttttcatgagaAGGTCATTTTCTGAAATAGCTTGAAACTAATTTTCTAAAGACCATAAGTTTTAATATCTACATGGTTTCCCACAATGAGAATCACTTTGATATTATGTTCTTGGAAAAGATCTCGTAATTCTTGATATGTGAAGATGCATCATCAAGTAATTCAAACCATGCATAATGCAATTTTGTGGGGTCTatttgaattttgagagaaagttgTGGGGCCAATTtataagaatttcaaaaaataactaCATGTGACATGTGTACTTGACATCAAGGGCGGAGCTAGCAAGCGTTCAGGGTAACATTCGagcccacccacccacccacccacaaaATATTACGTCCTTTATatattgttaaattatttttatgtatataaaatagAATATAATTTAAACCCCCTTTAACCTTTTTGttgtttactttttatattttgaactcTCTTAGTGAAAATTTGCAAAATTACTTGAGGTATAAAATAAAATCTTCACTCCAATCCAATGATGCATAGTTGTGGTCACATAGGTCCTCTAgtttttttaaattgatctttCTTAAATAATGACCACAAataacttcaaaattttcaaataactcATAACCCCATAAATATTTTGGACAAAGGGTCAATTATGCAAAGTTTCGTTTTCTTTTTTCCCCTTCCTTGCAATATCCTAAAGTTTGGCTCCAAAATGACCTTTCATGGCAACATTGCCATGCCAGTGGGCGTTCGGTAtttgatttagtatttttaaaatttgagtttaataATTCGGTAAACGAAATTTGAATAtagatataatatattatatttataaatatcgATTTGGTAATTCGATAATCGGTGAATTAAACTTCGATTCGGTACGGTATTtgataataccatattaaagttgtgATGTGTaaatgtacgtttaaacttcgaagagtatatttaatagaaaccttatttagtattctttttgttgctATTTACGAATATATTACAAGATCCCAGAGATTCTTTGAGATGAGTAATACTCTTGTCTATTGGGTTGGTTAGACAtatcgtgtatatatatatatatatatatatatatatatatatacacacacacacacacaccaaacgATATTAATATCTTATACCAAACCCAATTTCGAAtaccaaaatattgaaattttactcccaaaccatactaaatactgaattatTGAATCCCAATTACTGATTTTTTTTACTCGATTCGATAATTTGATTTTCGATATTTTATGCTGAGCCCAATACATGATAGATTGAGAATTTTTAAATCGTGAGTAATATTTGTATGATAGCTAGTTGTGTGTCATACAATGTTATCCATTAGTAATTTTGAAttgtattattttacttttagaaCTCAACTTCTTTAACAATTAtctaatttattttcttcttattttgttttcctttatTGTTTTTACGTTCTTCATGTTTAATTGGTTAATGCATGATTAAAATAATCTCATTGAAATTGATTTAGCGTACCTTCATGTTTATCTGATGTTATTGACCCACATATATGGCTGAATAAGCcaatttaaatgaataaataattgaTTGTTATTATCACGTTATCGTTTGCTTTGGCTAACAAActtcacaattttattttttggactaactCATTATTTTCGTATCTATTGCGATGAGGGATTCACTTATATAAAAAGAGATCATTTGCACCCATTTTGAAGGAGCTTGCCAACCTAGAAACCAATATATCAacaatttacaattttttttgagCCGTCGCTCACTCTAATTTATTGAGTTAGTTCGAACATGATACAATCACTTCTTTAACAATGTATTTCGggtatatgatatagatatttttcGAGgtcatttatcaaaaatatagaaCTCCTGTACACAAGTCAAAAACTAAATCTTACACGAGACTGGTCCCACAACATTCATTTGCACATTTTGCCCATCACAAGTTACGTGCTAACCAGTAAACATTCAATCAAATAGGTGCAAATTAGAAAGTAGATAACTATTTAGAATATCACATCCACTTATTTCGAACTTTTTCTGCAGACAATCGAGCGGCTGCATTGTGAGCATCCTTGGCTGCATCCTTTACAGCCTTAGTTTAGAATATCAGAGTGTTAATTCACCTTTAATACGCCTATATTAGTGCACCTTTTAGTGTAGCCATGCTCGCACCTTTGGAAGAAGCCAAAGCAGAACCACATTCTGCAACAGACGACAAGTAAGCAATCAAGAATCAGGTCAATCACATATATCAAATCCTTTATGATGGCGGATTTATTTGATTGTTATCTTAATATTGAATATAATATCTTTTATTTGCAAGAATCACAATCACAAGATGTCAGATTATTACGATGCATGTCAAACACAGAATTTCATACTTTGAATATCTATTGATAATTGCAAACTTGATAAAACGAGGGATATATTGGGAATAAATCGctaagaaattttcaagattatgcATAGCTGGGTTTATTGCTCAACCACTGTCATCGTCAAATTAGTCCTGCTAAATTTTAATCTGAAACCTTaaaaatatacacatacataataaataaaaagcaatgttgcatttttcttgttttttcatgaatattatttgtattatatttgatacagcaatattattatttataatagtaaAGATTGATTCAAGATAATAAGACGTTAACTATGCATTTTCAACACATTACCTTGAATTCTTATTataaagatattatttattattataaagatttgagtagtttaatttaaagtttcaaaattcTATTGAATGATGATAGTTTTTCTAATCATATTCAATATtggcaaaaagaaataaaatcataacagttaaaaaattttgaaacctTGAGATTTTTGGGTCCTAAAGCAAAAGCTTTACTAGCATAGTCTTTGAGCCACTCCCGGCTCAAAAGAGGTTTTGCATAGCGACTAATAATTTTATCGTAATTATTGTAATTAAAAAGGTTAACAAATAAAGAAGCTAATTGATAACAATAACTATTATGCTTCAATACTAAATATGTTAGGGTCATAGGATATGAGCAACTCATAACTTGGCAAAGTTACCatgggttgtggtgtagtggTGGGACCACTCCACCTTTAACCAGATGTCTCAGGTTTGGGTTCGAATTTTGGGTATagagaaaattctgttgggagcgTCACCCCTAGAATGGGCCCTCTGATACTATGTTCTTAAAAAGACCTTGTAGTTCTTGATCTATGAAGATGCATCAACAAGTAATTCAAACCATGCATAATGCAATTTTGTGGGGTCTATTTGAATTTTGAGGGAAAGCTGTGGGGCCAATTCATAAGAATTCCAAAATATAACTACATGTGACATGTGTACTTGACATCAAGGGCGGAGCTAGCAAGCGTTCAGGGTAACATTCAAGCCCCCCGACAAAATATTACGCCCTTTAT
Proteins encoded:
- the LOC107851262 gene encoding tonoplast dicarboxylate transporter; this encodes MNGDETTYSNNDQIKTPLLPIHRSQSMNSIIESIFTLKNLFTLLGPLLCTLICLFVKFENAPITSTNMLGVLAWIFTWWLSESVPMPITSMSPMFLFPLFGISSADDVAHSYMDDVIALVLGSFILALAVEHYNIHRRLALNITLLFCGDPLNPPLLLLGICATTFFVSMWLHNVATTVMMMPVATGILQRLPSSCGHRNQDDSNSDDLITKFCKAVVLGVIYSAAIGGMSTLTGTGVNLILIGMWKSYFPKENAISFSTWSFFALPLALVIFFALWGILCLLYCRKGSSRSLSTYLDKNHLKRELDLLGPMTFAEKMILADFSILIMLWMTRSITEDIPGWGSLFKGRAGDGTVSIMMATLLFIIPNKKEPGEKLMDWNKCKKLPWNIILLLGAGFAIADGVRSSGLADVLSRALDFLENAPYLAIAPAVCLISGTLTEFITSNNATTTIIVPLLIEIAKTMHIHPLLLMIPGAIGAQYAFLLPTATPSNVVGFTTGHIEIKDMIKIGLPLKVAGVVALSFLMPTLAPIVFGTDKPVNYVSRNFLHWCG